GACCTGCATTTCGCCGTGGTGAGAAGTTCGCAGAACCTCGTGCTGACCGAGCTCTACCGCGGGCTCACCGAAGTCGTGTCGGCCAGTGTCATCACCACCACCGAGGACCCACCGGTCGCCGGACTCGCCAGACACCGTGGGCTCATCGAGGCGATTGCCGCACAGGACATCGAGCGAGCGGGCCGCGAAGCCGGCGGCTTCCTCGACGAACTGCTGAGCCGGCTACCCGACCACGACTGAGCCGGTTATTCCGGCGTCAGCACGTCACTGTTGACGAAGGTCAGCGATCCCGAATCCAGCAGCACCGCCCAGCGGCGAGCCGGATCCGCAATATGGTTGTCGCCGATGTCCACCGAATAGCCTGCGCTGTCGCCGAAGTCGTCGACGATCACGCCCACGACCTCTTCATCGGTGCCGGCGTGCACGCGCACCCGCACGTCGACGGCGAACTCGCTGTCGTCCGCGTGATCCTGGTCGTGGTCGTGGCCGCCGGCCTCGGCGTCGACGGTTTCCTGAGCTGTCACCAGCGCTCCCCTGTCATCTTCGGCGACCACGGCTGGCGGTCGTCGTCCGATCCCATCATGGACATCAATGCGCGGAATACATGTCATCTAGCCGACCGACAAACCTCGTCAGCTAATACACCGGGCCGTGCAACCGCGCATCGTCCGATATCCATGATCGCAGACTTCTTCTGTCGCGACGCCACTACTCAATCCAAATGCACTCCATTGCGATCATTTCGCATTTCGGACGAGACACAATTCGTCGGTCTCCGCACCCGCAGACACCGGCTGACCATGCTCGATGACGGCGGGATCGGGGCACATCGTCGTCCCGCATCGCCGAGCCGAGCGCATCATTCGATCCGATGTTCGAAACACGGCGGATGAACGAGGTGGCCGATCCGACGACGATTCACGCGCCCGGGAATGAAATGGTCGCCGCCGAAGCCGGGGCCCGGTCACCGGCCCTGCTCCGCTAACCTCTCAGCGTGATCGTGCTGCTGCCCCCGTCGGAAACCAAACGATCCGGCGGCGACGGCCCGCCACTGCGTCTGGATCAACTCAGCTTCCCCGCGCTCAACGAGCTGCGGGCCGAGCTGGTTGCCGAGCTCGGTGCGCTGTCGGCCGACGTGGCCGCCTCCCGGCGGGCACTCGGCTTGACCGTCAAGCAGGACGCGGAGATCGAGCGCAATGCCACCCTGACGAGCACCCCGACGCTGCCCGCGATCGATCGCTACACCGGAGTGCTCTACGACGCTCTCGACATCGACTCGCTGCGCGGCGCCGCCGCGGCCCGGGCCAGGGCCCGGCTGGCCGTCGGCTCGGCGCTGTTCGGTCTGTTGCGCGCCGACGATGCGGTGCCCCCGTACCGATTGTCCGCCGGGTCCAAGCTGCCCGACCGCCCGACGCTGGCGGCCCGGTGGCGACCGGTTCTCGAACCGGTGCTCGCCGAGATCGCGGCCCAGGAGTTGATCGTCGATCTGCGCTCCGGGTCGTATGCCGGGCTCGGGCGGGTCTCCGGCGCGGTCCGGGTCAACGTCCTGGCCGAACACCCCGACGGACACCGCACCGTGGTCAGTCATTTCAACAAGGCGCACAAGGGAAAACTGGCCCGGGCCCTGGCCACCAGCAAGGCCGAGCCCGACGACGCGGCCAAGGTTGCTACGGTGGCGCGGCGGGCCGGCATGCAGGTGGAACGCGAGGGTGACGACCTCGTGGTCGTGGTGCCCGCCTGAGCGGGTCGCTGGAGTTAAACCGTTTCATAACAACGCGATCACGGCCCGCGTCGGGGCAAGGATCATTCGTGTGCGGCTGTTAGCTTCGCCTGCATGACGCCTTCGACAACGATGCGGCGCTGGCTGCGCCGAGGCGCGTCCGCGGTCCTCACGACGCTGGTGCTGGGCTCGCTGGTCAGCGCACCGCCGGCGGCAGCGTTCTCCCGGCCCGGACTACCGATCGAGCAGCTGGACATCCCGTCGGCGTCGATGGGGCGCAACATCCGGGTCACGTTCCAGGGCGGCGGGCCACACGCGGTGTATCTGCTCGACGGGTTGCGCGCCCAGGACGACTTCAACGGCTGGGACATCAACACCGCCGCGTTCGAGTGGTACCACGACTCCGGGGTGTCGATGGTGATGCCGGTCGGCGGCCAGTCGAGCTTCTACACCGACTGGTACCAGCCCGCGGT
This region of Mycolicibacterium diernhoferi genomic DNA includes:
- the yaaA gene encoding peroxide stress protein YaaA; translated protein: MIVLLPPSETKRSGGDGPPLRLDQLSFPALNELRAELVAELGALSADVAASRRALGLTVKQDAEIERNATLTSTPTLPAIDRYTGVLYDALDIDSLRGAAAARARARLAVGSALFGLLRADDAVPPYRLSAGSKLPDRPTLAARWRPVLEPVLAEIAAQELIVDLRSGSYAGLGRVSGAVRVNVLAEHPDGHRTVVSHFNKAHKGKLARALATSKAEPDDAAKVATVARRAGMQVEREGDDLVVVVPA